CCGGCGTAACGCAGGTAGACGCGCAGGGTGTCGCGGCCTTCGCCTTCGACGACCTTGAAGTTGTTGATGTAGCGCTCCTTCATGAGCACCTTCGCAATCTCGGCCTTGAGACGCGACAGCGGGACGTCGACCTTGCGTTGCTTGGCGCGGATCGCGTTACGCACGCTGGTCAGGAAGTCCGCGACGGGATCACTGACTGCCATGATGCCTCCTGGATCCGAGCCCCGAGGGCCCGGCTCCTCGATTCGCCGGGATGCCTACCAGCTCGACTTCACGACGCCCGGGATCTGTCCCGACAGCGCCA
The genomic region above belongs to Candidatus Eisenbacteria bacterium and contains:
- the rpsH gene encoding 30S ribosomal protein S8 encodes the protein MAVSDPVADFLTSVRNAIRAKQRKVDVPLSRLKAEIAKVLMKERYINNFKVVEGEGRDTLRVYLRYAGDDTPVITGIRRVSTPGRRVYVNKTLVPKVRGGMGTTVVSTSRGLMTDREARDAGLGGEIVFQVW